One Glycine max cultivar Williams 82 chromosome 3, Glycine_max_v4.0, whole genome shotgun sequence DNA window includes the following coding sequences:
- the LOC100799363 gene encoding 3beta-hydroxysteroid-dehydrogenase/decarboxylase isoform X2: protein MAAPNSSINNYQLHHSVNVQGTKNVIDACVELNVKRLVYTSSPSVVFDGVHGIHNGNETMPYAHSPNDHYSATKAEGEALVIKANGTNGLLTCCIRPSSIFGPGDRLLVPSLVDAARKGKSKFLIGDGNNVYDFTYVENVAHAHICADRALVSEAPVSEKAAGEAYFITNMEPMKFWEFVSVVVEGLGYEGPRIKIPTFVIMPFAHLVEWIYRLLGPYGMKVPQLTPSRIRLTSCSRTFDCSKAKDRLGYAPIVTLQEGLRRTIESYTHLKAENQPKTKREGSSKASIYLGSGRVADTLLWKDKKQTFIALLVLIAIYFNFIASENTIISALTKLLLFASIFLFIHGILPAKILGYTLEKIPKSWFHLSEDMSHQIALSVASSWNIAVNVLKSLADGNDWVLFFKAVLSLFILSFLGAFSLQSLYTIGVTFAFIAFYVYEQKEEEIGGLFIKTHSLGCKLKSDLTRKFLSSKKID from the exons ATGGCTGCTCCGAACTCTTCCATTAACAACTACCAGCTTCATCATTCCGTCAATGtgcaag GGACCAAGAATGTCATCGATGCTTGCGTGGAGCTGAACGTGAAGCGTCTCGTTTACACCAGCTCTCCCAGCGTCGTCTTCGACGGCGTTCATGGAATTCATAATGGAAACGAAACAATGCCTTATGCGCATTCG CCTAATGATCATTATTCAGCGACAAAAGCTGAGGGTGAGGCATTGGTTATTAAAGCTAATGGGACTAATGGGCTCCTAACGTGCTGCATACGCCCTAGCAGCATTTTTGGGCCTGGTGACAGGTTGTTGGTGCCTTCACTAGTTGATGCTGCCAGAAAAGGAAAATCTAAG TTCCTTATTGGTGATGGCAATAACGTTTATGATTTCACATATGTTGAAAATGTGGCTCATGCCCATATATGTGCTGATCGAGCTCTAGTTTCAGAAGCACCAGTTTCAGAAAAAGCGGCAGGAGAG gcaTATTTCATAACAAATATGGAACCTATGAAATTTTGGGAGTTCGTGTCAGTGGTAGTGGAAGGTCTTGGATATGAAGG GCCAAGAATAAAGATCCCTACCTTTGTTATCATGCCATTTGCACATTTGGTGGAGTGGATATATAGGCTACTAGGCCCATATGGGATGAAGGTGCCCCAGTTAACTCCTTCAAGAATAAGACTCACGTCTTGCAGCAGGACTTTTGATTGCTCAAAAGCAAAGGATCGCCTTGGCTATGCACCCATCGTAACTCTACAG GAGGGTCTGCGTAGGACAATTGAATCATACACACACTTGAAGGCTGAAAATCAACCTAAAACTAAAAGAGAAGGTTCCTCAAAAGCTTCCATATATCTTGGAAGTGGAAGAG TTGCCGACACATTGCTTTGGAAGGATAAAAAGCAAACTTTCATCGCATTGTTAGTCTTGATTGCAATATACTTCAACTTCATTGCATCGGAAAATACCATCATTAGTGCTCTGACAAAGCTTCTGTTGTTTGCATCGatctttttattcattcatgGCATTCTACCTGCAAAAAT ATTGGGGTATACTCTTGAGAAAATACCCAAATCATGGTTTCACTTATCAGAAGATATGTCTCATCAAATTGCTCTCTCAGTAGCCTCATCATGGAATATTGCTGTGAATGTTTTGAAATCCCTTGCAGATGGGAATGATTGGGTGCTGTTCTTCAAG GCTGTTCTCTCTCTGTTCATTCTCAGCTTCCTTGGAGCCTTTTCACTGCAGAGCTTGTATACTATAg GGGTTACCTTTGCGTTTATAGCTTTCTACGTATACGAACAGAAGGAGGAAGAGATTGGTGGCTTATTCATCAAAACACATTCTCTTGGATGCAAATTGAAATCTGATCTCACCAGGAAGTTTCTTTCTTCAAAGAAGATTGATTGA
- the LOC100799363 gene encoding 3beta-hydroxysteroid-dehydrogenase/decarboxylase isoform X1 — protein sequence MAAAEDKWCVVTGGRGFAARHLVEMLIRHNEYCVRIADLEANIVLEPAEQLGLLGQALHSGRAQYVSLDLRNKAQLLKALEGVEVVFHMAAPNSSINNYQLHHSVNVQGTKNVIDACVELNVKRLVYTSSPSVVFDGVHGIHNGNETMPYAHSPNDHYSATKAEGEALVIKANGTNGLLTCCIRPSSIFGPGDRLLVPSLVDAARKGKSKFLIGDGNNVYDFTYVENVAHAHICADRALVSEAPVSEKAAGEAYFITNMEPMKFWEFVSVVVEGLGYEGPRIKIPTFVIMPFAHLVEWIYRLLGPYGMKVPQLTPSRIRLTSCSRTFDCSKAKDRLGYAPIVTLQEGLRRTIESYTHLKAENQPKTKREGSSKASIYLGSGRVADTLLWKDKKQTFIALLVLIAIYFNFIASENTIISALTKLLLFASIFLFIHGILPAKILGYTLEKIPKSWFHLSEDMSHQIALSVASSWNIAVNVLKSLADGNDWVLFFKAVLSLFILSFLGAFSLQSLYTIGVTFAFIAFYVYEQKEEEIGGLFIKTHSLGCKLKSDLTRKFLSSKKID from the exons ATGGCAGCGGCGGAAGATAAGTGGTGCGTGGTGACCGGAGGTCGTGGTTTCGCAGCTCGGCATTTAGTGGAAATGCTAATCCGTCACAACGAGTACTGCGTTCGCATCGCCGATTTGGAGGCCAACATTGTTCTCGAGCCCGCCGAGCAGTTAGGGCTTCTCGGCCAGGCCCTGCACTCGGGCCGGGCCCAATATGTCTCCCTTGATCTTCGCAACAAGGCCCAACTTCTAAAAG CGTTGGAGGGAGTTGAGGTTGTGTTCCACATGGCTGCTCCGAACTCTTCCATTAACAACTACCAGCTTCATCATTCCGTCAATGtgcaag GGACCAAGAATGTCATCGATGCTTGCGTGGAGCTGAACGTGAAGCGTCTCGTTTACACCAGCTCTCCCAGCGTCGTCTTCGACGGCGTTCATGGAATTCATAATGGAAACGAAACAATGCCTTATGCGCATTCG CCTAATGATCATTATTCAGCGACAAAAGCTGAGGGTGAGGCATTGGTTATTAAAGCTAATGGGACTAATGGGCTCCTAACGTGCTGCATACGCCCTAGCAGCATTTTTGGGCCTGGTGACAGGTTGTTGGTGCCTTCACTAGTTGATGCTGCCAGAAAAGGAAAATCTAAG TTCCTTATTGGTGATGGCAATAACGTTTATGATTTCACATATGTTGAAAATGTGGCTCATGCCCATATATGTGCTGATCGAGCTCTAGTTTCAGAAGCACCAGTTTCAGAAAAAGCGGCAGGAGAG gcaTATTTCATAACAAATATGGAACCTATGAAATTTTGGGAGTTCGTGTCAGTGGTAGTGGAAGGTCTTGGATATGAAGG GCCAAGAATAAAGATCCCTACCTTTGTTATCATGCCATTTGCACATTTGGTGGAGTGGATATATAGGCTACTAGGCCCATATGGGATGAAGGTGCCCCAGTTAACTCCTTCAAGAATAAGACTCACGTCTTGCAGCAGGACTTTTGATTGCTCAAAAGCAAAGGATCGCCTTGGCTATGCACCCATCGTAACTCTACAG GAGGGTCTGCGTAGGACAATTGAATCATACACACACTTGAAGGCTGAAAATCAACCTAAAACTAAAAGAGAAGGTTCCTCAAAAGCTTCCATATATCTTGGAAGTGGAAGAG TTGCCGACACATTGCTTTGGAAGGATAAAAAGCAAACTTTCATCGCATTGTTAGTCTTGATTGCAATATACTTCAACTTCATTGCATCGGAAAATACCATCATTAGTGCTCTGACAAAGCTTCTGTTGTTTGCATCGatctttttattcattcatgGCATTCTACCTGCAAAAAT ATTGGGGTATACTCTTGAGAAAATACCCAAATCATGGTTTCACTTATCAGAAGATATGTCTCATCAAATTGCTCTCTCAGTAGCCTCATCATGGAATATTGCTGTGAATGTTTTGAAATCCCTTGCAGATGGGAATGATTGGGTGCTGTTCTTCAAG GCTGTTCTCTCTCTGTTCATTCTCAGCTTCCTTGGAGCCTTTTCACTGCAGAGCTTGTATACTATAg GGGTTACCTTTGCGTTTATAGCTTTCTACGTATACGAACAGAAGGAGGAAGAGATTGGTGGCTTATTCATCAAAACACATTCTCTTGGATGCAAATTGAAATCTGATCTCACCAGGAAGTTTCTTTCTTCAAAGAAGATTGATTGA
- the LOC100779711 gene encoding eukaryotic translation initiation factor 3 subunit B codes for MADVMIMKEIEDTSLRLGVDLSTLDLDAIRLPTGEDCGIVSDDEEVYQEENLEFESGFGNIIVVDNLPVVPREKFEKLEGVVRKIYSQIGVIKEDGLWMPVDPETEKTLGYCFIEYNTPQEAELAKEKTHGYKLDRAHIFAVSMFDDFDRFMKVPNEWAPPETKPYAPGENLQHWLTDAKARDQFVIRAGSDTEVLWNDARHLKPDPVYKRAFWTESFVQWSPLGTYLATVHRQGAAVWGGAGSFNRLMRYAHPQVKLIDFSPGEKYLVTYSSHEPSNPRDANRVVINLFDVRTGKVMRDFKGSADDFAVGGAGGVTGVSWPVFKWSGGRDDKYFARMGKNILSVYETETFSLVDKKSLKVENIMDFCWSPTDPIIALFVPEMGGGNQPARVSLIQIPSKVELRQKNLFSVSDCKMYWQSNGDYLAVNVERYTKTKKSTYTGFELFRIKERDIPIEVLELENKNDKIIAFAWEPKGHRFAVIHGDNPKPDVSIYSMRTGQNSRVSKLTTLKGKQANALFWSPAGRYIVLAGLKGFNGQLEFYNVDELETMATAEHFMATDIEWDPTGRYVATAVTSVHEMENGFNIWSFNGKHLYRILKDHFFQFLWRPRPPSFLTPEKEEEIAKNLKKYSKKYEAEDQDVSLLLSEQEREKRRMLKEEWDKWVNEWKRIHEEESLQRQKLRDGEASDEEEEYEAKDIEVEEVIDLTEEVLHLEYGQE; via the exons ATGGCGGACGTCATGATTATGAAGGAGATCGAGGACACGTCGCTTCGTCTCGGCGTCGATCTCTCCACTCTCGATCTCGACGCCATTCGCCTCCCTACCGGCGAAGATTGCGGCATCGTCAG TGATGACGAGGAGGTTTACCAGGAGGAGAATCTCGAGTTTGAGTCTGGATTTGGTAACATCATTGTCGTGGATAACCTCCCTGTCGTTCCGAGGGAGAAGTTCGAGAAGCTCGAAGGAGTGGTTCGCAAAATTTATAGTCAAATTGGTGTTATCAAGGAGGATGGCCTCTGGATGCCGGTTGATCCTGAAACCGAGAAAACCCTAGGTTACTGCTTCATTGAGTACAATACCCCTCAG GAAGCTGAACTTGCTAAAGAGAAGACTCATGGGTACAAATTGGACCGTGCACACATATTTGCCGTGAGCATGTTTGATGACTTTGACAGATTCATGAAGGTGCCTAATGAGTGGGCTCCTCCCGAAACTAAGCCATATGCTCCAGGG GAAAATCTTCAACACTGGCTCACTGATGCAAAGGCCAGGGATCAGTTTGTGATTCGTGCTGGTTCAGATACTGAAGTTTTGTGGAACGATGCCAGGCATTTAAAGCCTGATCCTGTTTATAAGCGTGCA ttTTGGACAGAGAGTTTTGTGCAATGGTCTCCTTTGGGGACATATTTGGCAACTGTTCACAGACAGGGAGCAGCAGTCTGGGGAGGTGCTGGAAGCTTTAATAGACTTATGCGTTATGCGCATCCTCAG gtAAAACTAATTGATTTTTCGCCTGGTGAGAAGTATTTGGTAACATATAGCAGTCATGAACCAAGCAATCCCCGAGATGCCAAT agagttgtgataaatttatttgatgtgAGGACTGGTAAAGTGATGAGGGACTTTAAAGGAAGTGCTGATGATTTTGCAGTCGGAGGTGCTGGGGGTGTCACTGGAGTTTCATGGCCTGttttcaa ATGGAGTGGTGGAAGAGATGATAAATACTTTGCAAGGATGGGGAAAAATATACTCTCCGTTTATGAGACAGAGACCTTTTCTCTCGTTGACAAGAAATCTTTGAAGGTTGAAAATATAATGGATTTCTGCTGGTCTCCAACTGATCCAATTATTGCTCTTTTTGTTCCTGAGATGGGAGGTGGTAACCAGCCTGCCAGG GTTAGTCTGATTCAAATCCCCAGCAAAGTGGAACTCAGGCAGAAAAACCTTTTCAGTGTCAGTGACTGCAAGATGTACTGGCAAAGCAATGGAGACTACCTTGCTGTTAATGTAGAGAGGTACACGAAAACGAAAAAAAGCACATACACAGGCTTTGAGCTTTTCCGTATAAAGGAACGGGATATACCAATTGAAGTTTTGGAGCTTGAGAATAAGAATGATAAGATCATTGCATTTGCTTGGGAGCCAAAGGGCCACAGGTTTGCAGTTATTCATGGTGATAACCCTAAGCCTGATGTTAGCATTTACTCCATGCGTACTGGTCAGAACAGCCGAGTTTCAAAACTCACTACTCTGAAGGGCAAGCAAGCAAATGCTCTGTTTTGGTCACCTGCTGGTCGCTACATTGTACTGGCTGGGTTGAAAGGCTTCAATGGACAGTTGGAATTTTACAACGTTGATGAACTTGAAACCATGGCTACTGCTGAACATTTTATGGCAACAGATATTGAATGGGATCCAACTGGAAG ATATGTTGCAACTGCAGTGACTTCAGTTCATGAAATGGAGAATGGTTTCAATATATGGTCTTTCAATGGCAAGCATCTATATCGGATTCTGAAGGATCATTTCTTTCAG TTCTTATGGAGACCAAGGCCACCATCTTTCTTGACTCCCGAGAAAGAGGAAGAGATTGCCAAGAACTTGAAGAAGTACAGTAAGAAATACGAGGCAGAAGATCAAGATGTTTCGTTGCTGCTGAGTGAACAAGAGCGGGAGAAGCGCAGGATGTTGAAAGAAGAGTGGGACAAGTGGGTTAACGAATGGAAGCGGATCCACGAGGAAGAGAGTTTACAGAGGCAAAAGCTCAGGGATGGAGAGGCTAGCGATGAAGAGGAGGAATACGAGGCAAAGGACATCGAGGTGGAGGAAGTGATCGATCTTACAGAAGAGGTCCTTCACCTTGAGTATGGTCAAGAGTGA